One part of the Acinetobacter sp. XS-4 genome encodes these proteins:
- a CDS encoding TetR/AcrR family transcriptional regulator, with translation MNLDRHTQFLMRKEKILSVAEKLLLENNQEITLDELVAELDIAKGTLYKHFRSKNELLLELIIQNEKQILEISKKYNTDFKEYAPHYMLHHLLTPGKTILLHQLEENLTMTESKLKHLFEELYEIRQQRILAIKDITENYLKSLNYDMSIRDYLSYIWSLTYGASLLLNSTYYQRSIGSRQKLINLYINQALSLPTQTVNFDVLNFQIEDENPKN, from the coding sequence ATGAATCTTGATCGTCATACACAGTTTTTGATGCGCAAAGAAAAAATTCTAAGCGTGGCAGAAAAGTTGTTACTAGAAAACAATCAGGAAATTACTCTAGATGAGTTAGTGGCCGAGCTAGATATTGCTAAAGGCACACTTTATAAGCATTTTAGAAGTAAAAATGAGCTTCTGCTTGAGCTCATTATTCAAAATGAAAAGCAAATTTTAGAAATTTCTAAAAAATATAATACAGATTTCAAAGAGTATGCCCCTCATTACATGCTTCATCATTTGCTCACGCCGGGAAAAACCATTTTATTGCATCAACTTGAAGAAAATCTGACAATGACAGAGTCTAAGTTGAAGCATCTTTTCGAAGAGCTTTATGAAATCCGCCAACAGCGTATTTTAGCAATTAAAGATATTACAGAAAATTATTTAAAATCATTAAATTATGATATGTCGATTCGTGATTATTTGTCTTATATTTGGTCACTGACTTATGGTGCATCACTGCTTTTAAATTCTACGTATTACCAGCGCTCTATTGGTTCTCGCCAAAAATTAATTAATTTATATATTAATCAGGCATTATCACTGCCCACTCAAACTGTTAATTTTGATGTTTTAAATTTTCAAATTGAAGATGAAAACCCAAAAAATTAA
- a CDS encoding RcnB family protein: protein MKKLFTILTLSIAVLTTSMASFADPPFDRGHGPKGPKGGGPRGEWNDRGPGFGRDHDEDRVRDERRMREERGFERLKQHRWQPGYVMPQHYRGNGYKVDYKDSNLPRPDRNQQWYKINNDYILVDTDSNSIVSIRGF from the coding sequence ATGAAAAAGTTGTTCACAATCTTAACCCTTTCCATAGCCGTACTCACCACAAGTATGGCGAGCTTTGCTGATCCTCCTTTTGACAGAGGCCATGGCCCCAAAGGTCCTAAAGGTGGAGGACCACGCGGTGAATGGAACGATCGTGGGCCAGGATTTGGACGTGATCATGATGAAGATCGTGTCCGTGACGAACGTCGTATGCGCGAAGAACGTGGTTTTGAACGGCTTAAACAGCATCGCTGGCAGCCTGGCTATGTTATGCCACAGCACTATCGTGGCAATGGCTATAAAGTTGACTATAAAGACAGTAACTTGCCAAGACCAGACCGAAACCAACAATGGTACAAAATCAACAATGACTATATTTTAGTCGACACTGATTCTAATAGCATTGTGAGTATTCGTGGTTTTTAA
- a CDS encoding TetR family transcriptional regulator translates to MSIRDERKQQSRQALLDAALHLSTSGRSFSSISLREVAREVGLVPTAFYRHFQDMDELGKELVDQVALHLKSVLHQLGQSYLQHKSTKTQTSIELFVQAVNHSPKQWQFMISERWGGSETVRAAIAREIEFLIEDLTTDLTKLENFKHIQQPQDLNVLSTILTNMSFTWAMTWLNLSKQYQGDQLKLQQTAFIENASTQVRLLFRGIANWER, encoded by the coding sequence ATGTCGATACGGGATGAACGAAAACAGCAAAGTCGTCAAGCACTTCTAGATGCAGCCTTGCATCTGAGCACGTCTGGGCGCTCGTTCAGTAGTATCAGTTTGCGTGAAGTTGCACGTGAAGTTGGTTTGGTACCGACAGCGTTCTATCGCCATTTTCAAGATATGGATGAACTTGGCAAGGAACTGGTTGACCAAGTCGCGCTACATTTAAAAAGTGTTTTACATCAACTGGGTCAAAGTTATTTACAACATAAATCGACCAAAACTCAGACCAGCATTGAGCTATTTGTTCAGGCGGTAAATCATAGCCCTAAGCAGTGGCAATTTATGATTTCCGAGCGTTGGGGCGGTTCAGAAACGGTTCGTGCAGCCATTGCTAGAGAAATCGAATTTCTGATTGAAGATCTAACAACTGATCTGACTAAACTCGAAAATTTTAAACATATTCAACAACCTCAAGACTTAAATGTCCTATCCACTATTTTGACCAACATGTCATTTACATGGGCAATGACATGGCTCAACCTATCAAAACAATATCAAGGTGATCAGCTCAAGCTGCAACAAACTGCCTTTATTGAAAATGCGTCTACACAAGTTCGCTTACTCTTTAGAGGGATTGCAAACTGGGAACGTTAG
- a CDS encoding HAD-IA family hydrolase, translating into MMKAVLFDLDGTLIDTAADFIRIIQQMCRDEKRPVVDADLIRTQVSEGARAMVKLVYPELDVTNPIFLAHRQNFLDIYGNNIVVDTDLFEGMYPLLEELEAQQIPWGIVTNKPRGLSEALLEKLNLTERCAVLVCPEDVSKTKPDPEPMYLAAKQLNIPANEIIYVGDHPRDIDAGRYANMYTILAAYGYLPIEHRDDLAAWQADSIVNTVTELHHMLRQKLPALQENQRMIG; encoded by the coding sequence ATGATGAAAGCTGTTTTATTTGATTTAGACGGTACTCTTATCGATACGGCTGCCGACTTCATTCGTATTATTCAGCAAATGTGCCGTGATGAAAAACGCCCTGTTGTTGATGCCGACCTCATTCGCACTCAGGTTTCTGAAGGTGCACGTGCGATGGTGAAATTGGTCTATCCAGAGCTGGATGTGACCAATCCAATTTTCTTGGCACATCGACAAAACTTTTTAGATATTTACGGCAATAATATTGTGGTTGATACAGACCTGTTTGAAGGCATGTATCCACTTTTAGAAGAGTTAGAGGCTCAGCAAATTCCGTGGGGTATTGTGACCAATAAACCACGCGGATTAAGTGAAGCTCTTTTAGAAAAGTTAAATCTGACCGAACGCTGCGCGGTTTTGGTGTGTCCTGAAGATGTCAGTAAAACTAAGCCAGATCCAGAACCAATGTATTTGGCGGCTAAACAGTTAAATATCCCAGCAAATGAAATTATTTATGTGGGTGACCATCCACGTGATATTGATGCTGGTCGATATGCCAATATGTATACTATTTTGGCTGCATATGGCTATTTACCAATCGAACATCGTGATGATCTCGCTGCATGGCAGGCCGACTCGATTGTAAATACGGTGACAGAATTACACCATATGTTACGTCAAAAGCTTCCTGCTCTACAGGAAAATCAGCGTATGATAGGTTAA
- a CDS encoding YciK family oxidoreductase, with protein sequence MKYSEYQPRPDLLKDRIILITGAGDGIGRAAALTYALHGATVVLHGRTLNKLEVIYDEIESLGAPQPAILPLQLSSASDRDYDFLVDTLEKQFGRLDGILHNAGILGERVELAHYPTETWDDVMAVNLRAPFALTQALLPLLQKSENASVVFTSSGVGREARALWGAYSVSKIAIEAVSKIFAAEHTYPNIRFNCINPGATRTAMRAKAYPQEDPKTLPTPESILPAYLYLMGEDSLALNGQSIDAQD encoded by the coding sequence ATGAAATATTCAGAATACCAACCTCGTCCGGATCTACTCAAAGATCGAATTATTTTAATCACCGGTGCTGGCGATGGAATTGGGCGAGCTGCCGCTCTGACTTATGCCCTACATGGTGCAACCGTTGTACTGCATGGTAGAACCTTAAATAAACTTGAAGTTATTTATGATGAAATTGAAAGCCTGGGTGCACCGCAACCAGCGATTTTACCATTACAACTTTCAAGTGCTTCTGACCGTGATTATGACTTTTTAGTCGATACGCTCGAAAAGCAGTTTGGACGCCTAGACGGTATTTTGCATAATGCAGGTATTTTAGGTGAACGCGTAGAGCTAGCACATTATCCAACCGAAACTTGGGATGATGTCATGGCGGTTAACCTACGCGCGCCTTTTGCTTTGACTCAAGCCTTATTACCACTTTTGCAAAAATCAGAAAATGCCTCTGTCGTATTTACCAGCTCGGGTGTAGGCCGTGAAGCACGTGCTTTATGGGGCGCATATTCTGTCTCAAAAATTGCAATTGAAGCGGTGAGCAAAATTTTTGCGGCGGAACATACTTATCCTAATATCCGTTTTAACTGCATTAATCCAGGTGCAACGCGTACTGCAATGCGTGCTAAAGCCTATCCACAAGAAGATCCGAAAACACTACCTACACCAGAGTCGATCTTGCCTGCTTATCTCTATTTAATGGGTGAAGATAGCTTGGCGCTCAATGGTCAAAGTATCGATGCACAGGATTAA
- a CDS encoding thiol:disulfide interchange protein DsbA/DsbL, with product MKKLVLGGLSAAIMAVSGGAMAADFVAGKDYTVIANPGKVEVPGKIEVREFFWYGCPHCFKLEPHMQTWLKQIPNDVRFVRTPAAMNKMWEQGARTYYTSEALGVRKRTHLPLFHAIQVNGQQIFDQASAAKFFTRYGVPEQKFNSTYNSFAVTAKVAESNKLAQQYQLTGVPAVVVNGKYVVQGEDGKVTQVLNYLIEKERKAK from the coding sequence ATGAAAAAATTGGTTTTGGGTGGTTTAAGCGCAGCAATTATGGCCGTATCGGGTGGTGCAATGGCAGCAGATTTTGTTGCTGGTAAAGACTACACCGTGATTGCCAATCCAGGCAAAGTGGAAGTTCCGGGGAAAATCGAAGTTCGAGAGTTCTTTTGGTATGGATGTCCACACTGTTTTAAACTTGAACCGCATATGCAAACGTGGTTAAAACAGATTCCTAACGATGTGCGTTTTGTACGTACACCAGCTGCAATGAATAAAATGTGGGAACAAGGGGCGCGTACTTATTATACATCTGAGGCATTAGGTGTACGTAAACGCACGCATTTACCATTATTCCATGCGATTCAGGTGAATGGTCAGCAAATTTTTGATCAGGCTTCTGCTGCGAAGTTCTTTACTCGTTATGGCGTGCCTGAACAGAAGTTTAATAGCACTTACAACTCATTTGCCGTGACTGCAAAAGTTGCCGAGTCAAATAAACTTGCTCAACAGTACCAATTAACAGGTGTTCCTGCGGTTGTCGTTAATGGTAAATATGTTGTACAGGGTGAAGATGGTAAAGTTACTCAAGTTCTTAATTATTTAATTGAGAAAGAACGTAAAGCAAAATAA
- the ubiG gene encoding bifunctional 2-polyprenyl-6-hydroxyphenol methylase/3-demethylubiquinol 3-O-methyltransferase UbiG: MSQLNVDLQEIAKFEALAAKWWDQHSEFRPLHQINPLRLNWIDERVGGLAGKKVLDVGCGGGILAESMARRGADVLGIDMGEAPLAVGRLHAQQDNVQNIEYRQIPVEELAQEQAGQYDVVTCMEMMEHVPDPASIVRACQALVKPGGHVFFSTINRNPKSYLFAIIGAEYVLRMLPKGTHDYHKFIRPSEMAHDIRNAGLTLKEMTGLHYNPLTKHYWLAPNVDVNYMVHTINTGA, encoded by the coding sequence ATGTCGCAATTGAATGTTGATTTACAAGAAATCGCAAAGTTTGAAGCACTTGCTGCCAAATGGTGGGATCAACATTCTGAATTTCGCCCACTTCATCAAATTAATCCACTACGTTTAAACTGGATTGATGAGCGTGTAGGCGGCCTTGCTGGTAAGAAAGTACTTGATGTCGGTTGTGGTGGCGGTATTTTGGCAGAGAGCATGGCACGTCGTGGAGCAGATGTACTTGGTATTGATATGGGCGAAGCACCGCTAGCTGTTGGCCGTTTGCATGCTCAGCAAGACAATGTTCAAAATATTGAATATCGCCAAATTCCTGTAGAAGAATTAGCACAAGAACAAGCAGGTCAATACGATGTGGTAACTTGCATGGAAATGATGGAACACGTTCCAGATCCAGCATCTATTGTAAGAGCTTGTCAGGCTTTGGTTAAACCGGGTGGCCATGTGTTCTTCTCAACTATTAACCGTAACCCAAAATCTTATTTATTTGCCATTATTGGCGCAGAATACGTACTACGCATGTTGCCAAAAGGTACACATGATTATCATAAATTTATTCGACCATCTGAAATGGCACATGACATTCGTAATGCAGGTCTTACTCTAAAAGAAATGACAGGACTGCACTACAACCCGCTGACCAAGCATTACTGGTTAGCGCCAAATGTTGACGTTAATTATATGGTTCACACGATAAATACAGGTGCATGA